Proteins encoded within one genomic window of Fragaria vesca subsp. vesca linkage group LG1, FraVesHawaii_1.0, whole genome shotgun sequence:
- the LOC101307826 gene encoding cleavage and polyadenylation specificity factor subunit 5-like, which yields MGEEAEGSVRVSDSNGGDHTQSRQLDIYPLSCYYFGSKEAIPFKDETLDDRVQRLNSNYAAYGLRTCVEAVMLVELFKHPHILLLQVRNCIFKLPGGRLRPGELEIDGLKRKLSRKLCVNADGDGIAWEVGECLDVWWRPDFETSPCRDLPSTVRSPKERTKLFLVKLPESRKFIVPKNLKLLAIPLCQINKNRETYGPIISGVPEMLSKFTINIIEA from the exons ATGGGGGAAGAAGCAGAGGGTTCTGTACGTGTGTCAGACAGTAACGGAGGTGATCATACTCAGAGCCGTCAACTTGACATATACCCTCTCAGTTGCTACTACTTTGGATCCAAGGAAGCCATTCCTTTCAAGGATGAGACTTTAGATGATCGTGTTCAGAGATTGAACTCCAA CTATGCTGCTTATGGATTGAGGACTTGTGTAGAAGCAGTTATGTTG GTCGAGTTGTTCAAACATCCTCATATACTACTCTTGCAAGTAAGGAATTGCATTTTTAAGCTTCCTGGAGGTCGTTTGAGACCTGGTGAATTAG AAATTGATGGCTTGAAACGAAAACTATCTAGGAAGCTTTGTGTCAATGCTGATGGTGATGGGATTGCTTGGGAG GTTGGTGAATGCCTTGATGTATGGTGGAGGCCGGACTTTGAAACATCGCCATGTCGGGACTTGCCATCTACAGTGAGAAGTCCAAAG GAGCGCACGAAACTCTTTCTTGTAAAGTTGCCGGAAAGTCGGAAGTTCATTGTACCCAAGAACCTAAAATTGCTGGCTATTCCACTGTGCCAGATCAACAAAAATCGCGAG ACATATGGACCTATTATATCCGGTGTTCCAGAGATGCTATCGAAGTTCACCATCAACATTATAGAAGCTTGA
- the LOC101308608 gene encoding uncharacterized protein LOC101308608 — MVWFQCEDCGDNLKKPKLPHHFNTCSAGKLSCIDCGEMFSRETVQGHTQCITETEKYGPKGQVKASNGGAKPKKDSKQPADLDITVGLSERPPWFCSLCNTNATSRQSLMLHAEGKKHRGKARAIHAAKQKAMQPEESAPDTKPQPEETPKGTEEPALQEASGIDAVDKSSEAENGKLSKKKRKLEESKNDESRKKTKDATSGEVGNEKVIQNGKAETNGKETKLKKDKEDDETKIKWKKLITSTLKSKDGVLKMRKLKKLVLDAIAESGITEDEESLSTNFEEKINSSSRFRVENKYVHLVVKD, encoded by the exons ATGGTGTGGTTTCAATGCGAGGACTGTGGAGACAATCTGAAGAAACCCAAGTTGCCCCACCACTTCAACACCTGCTCTGCTGGCAAG CTATCATGCATCGATTGTGGTGAGATGTTTAGCAGAGAAACCGTTCAGGGTCACACCCAGTGTATTACTGAAACG GAAAAATATGGTCCAAAGGGGCAAGTGAAAGCATCGAATGGGGGAGCCAAGCCCAAGAAGGATTCGAAGCAGCCAGCTGATTTAGATATTACTGTTGGGTTATCTGAGCGCCCGCCGTGGTTTTGTAG TCTTTGCAACACTAATGCGACCAGTAGGCAGTCACTGATGCTCCATGCTGAAGGAAAGAAGCACAGGGGAAAAGCTCGAGCTATTCATGCTGCCAAGCAAAAGGCTATGCAGCCGGAAGAGTCTGCTCCAGATACAAAACCCCAACCTGAGGAAACTCCAAAAGGAACAGAAGAACCTGCATTGCAGGAAGCATCAGGAATTGATGCTGTTGATAAAAGTTCTGAAGCAGAGAATGGGAAGCTGTCAAAGAAAAAGAGAAAGCTAGAAGAGTCCAAGAATGATGAATCGAGAAAAAAGACCAAGGATGCTACATCTGGGGAAGTGGGCAATGAGAAAGTGATTCAGAACGGGAAAGCAGAAACAAATGGAAAAGAGACCAAGTTGAAGAAAGATAAGGAAGATGATGAGACAAAAATTAAGTGGAAGAAGTTGATTACATCAACCTTAAAATCG AAAGACGGAGTTCTGAAGATGAGAAAACTGAAAAAACTTGTTCTAGATGCTATTGCGGAATCTGGCATAACAGAAGATGAAGAAAGCCTGAGTACAAATTTTGAGGAAAAG ATCAATTCAAGTTCCAGATTTAGAGTTGAGAACAAGTATGTTCACTTGGTGGTGAAAGATTAA
- the LOC101307529 gene encoding pentatricopeptide repeat-containing protein At1g09190-like: MINTCREAERRVLRLLHGRQTLTQLTQIHGHLLRHGLDQLNLLITHFISACSSLNQTHYAHLIFQQTHHPNILLFNSLIKSFSLSPPSSHSSLLIFSHMKRRRICPDEFTFPPLLKSCSNICDSRLGQCVHGEVVRGGYEWFGSIRVGILEMYVTFGRLRDAGNVFDEMSERDVIVWNLMIKGFCKMGDVETGLGLFRRMGERNVVSWNTMISCLAQNGRDGEAVEVFNEMREEGFEIDEATVVSVLPACGQLGAVEVGKWIHLYTDSKGLIGEVVSVGNAVVSFYCKCGDLDAACSVFKGMARKNVVSWNTLILGYAFNGRGELGIELFEEMMNADEKPNEATFVGALTCCTHAGLVEKGRDLFASMTEIHGIEPKLEHYGCMVDVLGRSGCLKEAHDLIKSMPMKPNAALWGALLGACSTHGEVKLAELAAKELIDVEPWNSGNYVLLSNIYAEEGRWDEVEKVRELMKENCITKAPGQSAIGKS, translated from the coding sequence ATGATCAACACTTGCCGTGAAGCCGAACGGAGGGTTCTCCGGCTGCTCCACGGCCGTCAAACCCTCACCCAACTGACCCAAATCCACGGCCACCTCCTCCGCCACGGCCTCGACCAACTCAACCTCCTAATCACCCACTTCATCTCCGCCTGCTCCTCCCTCAACCAAACCCACTACGCCCATCTCATCTTCCAACAAACCCACCACCCCAACATCCTCCTCTTCAACTCCCTCATCAAATCCTTCTCCCTCTCTCCTCCTTCTTCCCACTCCTCCCTCCTCATCTTCTCCCACATGAAACGCCGCCGCATTTGCCCCGACGAGTTCACCTTCCCCCCTCTACTCAAGTCATGCTCCAACATTTGTGACTCTCGTCTGGGCCAATGCGTGCATGGGGAGGTTGTGAGAGGAGGGTACGAGTGGTTCGGTTCGATAAGGGTTGGGATTTTGGAGATGTATGTGACTTTCGGGAGGTTAAGGGATGCAGGGAACGTGTTCGATGAAATGTCTGAGAGGGATGTGATTGTTTGGAATCTGATGATAAAAGGGTTTTGTAAGATGGGGGATGTGGAGACTGGGTTGGGGTTGTTTAGGAGGATGGGGGAGAGGAATGTGGTTTCGTGGAACACGATGATTTCGTGCTTGGCGCAGAATGGGCGGGATGGCGAGGCAGTGGAGGTTTTTAATGAGATGAGGGAGGAGGGTTTTGAAATTGATGAGGCTACTGTGGTGTCGGTTTTGCCTGCGTGCGGGCAGTTAGGGGCTGTTGAGGTTGGGAAATGGATACATTTGTATACAGATTCAAAGGGACTGATAGGAGAAGTTGTGTCCGTGGGGAACGCGGTTGTGAGCTTTTACTGTAAATGTGGAGATTTGGATGCTGCGTGTAGTGTTTTTAAGGGAATGGCGAGGAAGAATGTTGTATCGTGGAACACTTTGATTTTGGGGTATGCTTTTAATGGGAGAGGTGAACTTGGGATCGAGTTGTTTGAGGAGATGATGAATGCGGATGAGAAGCCGAATGAGGCGACGTTTGTAGGGGCGTTAACGTGCTGCACGCATGCAGGGTTGGTCGAGAAGGGAAGGGATTTGTTTGCTTCGATGACTGAAATTCATGGAATTGAGCCTAAACTAGAGCATTATGGATGCATGGTTGATGTTCTTGGCAGAAGTGGATGTCTGAAGGAGGCTCATGACTTGATCAAGAGCATGCCTATGAAGCCTAATGCTGCCTTATGGGGTGCACTGCTGGGTGCTTGCTCTACTCACGGTGAAGTAAAGCTTGCGGAACTTGCAGCTAAGGAGCTTATTGATGTTGAACCATGGAATTCCGGGAATTATGTGTTGTTGTCAAATATTTACGCAGAAGAAGGCCGGTGGGATGAAGTTGAGAAAGTCAGGGAATTGATGAAGGAAAACTGCATCACCAAAGCACCGGGCCAGAGTGCCATTGGAAAGTCATAA
- the LOC101308119 gene encoding 60S ribosomal protein L18a-1-like isoform 1, translated as MDQKFIAVAEGSSEDLRTDVELVRSSSEKQLLRPSARYYSVFKGQATDVDPEKGRYTLIKDAEDFPSGIYEKQLPCFGCGIGWFSFLLGFAFPLMWYYATVLYFGNYYRKDPRERAGLAASAICALVCSVVLVVILLFLIF; from the exons ATGGATCAAA AATTTATTGCTGTTGCAGAAGGTTCGTCAGAAGATTTGAGAACCGACGTTGAGTTAGTGAGATCATCCTCTGAAAAGCAACTTTTGAGACCATCAGCTCGATATTATTCAGTTTTTAAAG GGCAAGCAACAGATGTGGATCCTGAAAAAGGAAGATACACCCTTATTAAAGATGCAGAGGACTTCCCATCAGGAATATACGAGAAACAGCTTCCATGCTTTGGCTGTGGGATAGGATGGTTTTC ATTTCTTTTAGGCTTTGCCTTCCCATTGATGTGGTACTATGCTACGGTTCTCTACTTTGGAAATTACTATCGCAAAGATCCTAGGGAGCGAGCTGGACTCGCAGCCTCTGCAATTTGT GCACTGGTTTGTTCTGTTGTGTTGGTGGTCATACTACTGTTTCTGATATTCTAG
- the LOC101308119 gene encoding 60S ribosomal protein L18a-1-like isoform 2, whose product MDQKGSSEDLRTDVELVRSSSEKQLLRPSARYYSVFKGQATDVDPEKGRYTLIKDAEDFPSGIYEKQLPCFGCGIGWFSFLLGFAFPLMWYYATVLYFGNYYRKDPRERAGLAASAICALVCSVVLVVILLFLIF is encoded by the exons ATGGATCAAA AAGGTTCGTCAGAAGATTTGAGAACCGACGTTGAGTTAGTGAGATCATCCTCTGAAAAGCAACTTTTGAGACCATCAGCTCGATATTATTCAGTTTTTAAAG GGCAAGCAACAGATGTGGATCCTGAAAAAGGAAGATACACCCTTATTAAAGATGCAGAGGACTTCCCATCAGGAATATACGAGAAACAGCTTCCATGCTTTGGCTGTGGGATAGGATGGTTTTC ATTTCTTTTAGGCTTTGCCTTCCCATTGATGTGGTACTATGCTACGGTTCTCTACTTTGGAAATTACTATCGCAAAGATCCTAGGGAGCGAGCTGGACTCGCAGCCTCTGCAATTTGT GCACTGGTTTGTTCTGTTGTGTTGGTGGTCATACTACTGTTTCTGATATTCTAG